In Brachypodium distachyon strain Bd21 chromosome 5, Brachypodium_distachyon_v3.0, whole genome shotgun sequence, the genomic window ACCGTGGCAATCTTTATAATCTTTATAGAATAGAGAATAGAGGGAGTAAGTTATAATTAACCGCCCAAATCTTCTTTCGTCGGCATTGCCAGTTCATCTCCTCAGACCACCGATTCCTGCCTGGCTGCTATATGCCCCGCTTCTAAGCCACTGCTAGAGACTTGTTCAcaaattttgctcaaaattcGATATCTGGCCCATTAATCTTCTTCTTTATTTCCGGCCAGACAAAAGAAGATTAATGGAGGTAGCAGCAGGAGTTCGTGATGGCCCGGGGCAGAGGGAATTGAATTAGCTCAACTGGATTGAATTAGCTTGTTCGGGCCTGAAATTGGGTAACCTGGTTGTCACTGCTGTACCGGGCCATTATGGGCCGTTGAATTTACAGGCCTATGGTCCCGTTTGCTGTGAGGTGTGGGCCCGGCCCAGCTCCGCCGATTGTACATGGATCTAcgctgcctccgccgcagTCATCGTCATCCTCCGTCCGCCATTCGCATCGGATCCCCTTCGCttcgctgctcctcctccgtccgccATTGCTTCTTCTCACATCGATTTCCCAAGCCCCTCCTGCCCCACCGcatcgagagagagagatagagagagagcgGGGTAGGGATGAAGGCCAGCGaccggagaggaggaggaagacgcgcgcatcggcggcgacggtgcaCGCCTCCAGCGGGGGCCATTATTCTATGGTATGTAAGCGCAAGTATACTTGTACTGGAAGATCTTTAGTCCCATACTGCTCAGTCACAGACATGAGACAAAGAAACGGACTGGTTTATAGACTTCGGCGTTGGGACGGTTAGCACAAGAACATTTAGATTGGAGTAATGGGTCTACGATACAGCGTTAGAGAGGatctagggttagggttaggaggGGAGGCTAGAGGGGAAGGTGTATGCCTGGGGCGCTGGAATAGGGGAGAGCTAGCCCGGGGTGATaagaaaataagtaaaaaGTATTCACAgctaaataattttattttttaacacTCACTGAACTAAACATAATTTCCTCTCCCATAATTtgcccttttttctttctttcaagtAATGTAGTGATCAGCTTTGAATCGCAACATAGATTAATTCGTACTTGTGTTattgttgtactccctccgatccgaAAAGCTTGACGCGATGGCCGGAGGAAGGGAGGAAGTTTTTGTGAAGTGGCTGCGTCAACAAATtcggatcagagggagtagataataAAGAGTATTGCGTACCGGTGTTCTTGTTATTGACAGTAAAGATTTTCTTGAAAGAATTGTTACAGTTGTACTTGTGTTCTTGTTGTATGGTGGTTTTGTGCCtgctagctatgatttccAACCAGCCTAGATTGCAATGGATTAAAAAACAACTTCCTTTCCAATTATGTCCCTCTGGCTTCCATTTTTTTACCCCCACTGTATGCTAAACATCTTAAGCTTCTACTGTTTAGAATACTGTATCATACTAATACTAGCAAACGGGTACAGTTCAGTACAGTAGAACTTCCATTTCCTAAAAGAACGAATGTAGCTATATATGATTAAATTATGCTATTTTTCCATACCAGGAACTTAAGAGATACAACTAGGAGATCCTGGTACATTCTGCTATCTTAATCAGTACAATGGCTACAAGATTGAATTGAAGGAGTATCTTAAAGTATAAAGGCCCATGGCTATTATGACAACCAGTTCTGAAGAGTAGGTACATATTTGGCTAAATGACCTCCTggcactattttttttatcacttgAAGCTTATCCCCACCGTCGTTGAGCTTTACTTTGTGCTTGTATGTTCCTTTAGGAGGCATTTTTCTGGTTGTTGCTGCCATTCTCCACTCGGGAAATGTTGAGTTTGCAGAATGGGGCGATGGAGGTTCTTTGAAAcctaaaaatgaaaaatcaatgtttcatttaaGGGCAGCTGCTGAGCTCCTCATGTATGTGATCTTTGGCTTCTTTCAGAAACTCTTGAATGATTATTAATCTGACAAAATCTAAAATATTTGTCTTGTAGGTGCGATGGGATCATGAGAAAACACTTGAAGATTCTTTGTGTAAACGTGTTATTGTGACTCATAAATTATAAAAACTCTGGATCATTTATCTGCCAAGGTAATAAAAACGCACTCGCTAAGATTTTACTCGTAATTGTTTGATTGATTAGTCCATTTCGGAGTTTTATACCGATTGCTATTCCAGTTCAAGAGCTGTTGCATACAATATGTTGTTTCGTTATCTTTTCATGAATTGTTTATTCACTGGTTCCTTCCTATTGTTATTACATACGGAGTATTAGTTATTATTGACTTATGTTTGTAGTTCTCAGGCTGGTACACTTTTTGGATCTTGGTAGCTTTGAGCAGTTGTGTATCCACTTGAGAAATAAAACTGCAGCAGCACATCAATGAAGTAAATTTGCAGCTTTCTTAGTTTATTTTTTAAGATTACCAGCATTAGTTTTAAATCATGCACAGCCAGGTCCAACATGTAGGGAGGTACCCTACCCTGCAATTATGTGGTTCGGCCTCTACGAGAATTGTGATCTATATTTGGAGTATTCTTTCTGATTGTTCATGTAGTGCTCCTTTGGTACTTGAGCGACCACAGATATTTgtaacaaaatgtgaattatgtgttataaaaatCATACCACTAGATTCATATCTGTAAGAAGTTTCCGACGGTATAattttataatacataattcacattttgttgttctaattggtggtcaaagcaaaatcttgaaatgcgtccgtgccttatattatggaacggagggagtattatggaAGATCTTTTTGAAACATGTTGACATATATGATTTTTAAGTATccaaattttagaaatttgACTCCATCCCTGTCCAAATCGATAGCTTTTTACATAACCTAAGGAGGGAATAACATAAAGTGGACAATTGACTCCACTCTCCAGGGCATTTGAAATGGGGTTAATAAATTTCACATATATATTATCAATCTACATGCGGATTAGGGACACATCACTAAACTCTTCCATATAAGAAGATTACTTGTCAATATTCAATCCTGCTACATAAACACAATCACGTCCTTATACTTTACAGAAAATAAGATATACCATTACACTTTAACTATTAGACATTTTATCATGGGTTTTGCAATCTCAGATACCTTTATAATAACCAGAAAAAGGACCCTATAGATGACGATCATTGCAACTAATATCGCAAGATCCACCCACTTAGAGTAACCCAACTCAACTTGTAAGTTGTTCTTCAAGATATACTGGCCAGTAATGTTGAGCCCTCCAGCACCATCATAATCTTGAAACACCATACCTATGAATTCATTCTTGTACAGCCCTTGAGACGCATACTTGTGATAGGATATAAAATAAGTTGGGTACTTCCATACTGGCTTTGGGAGGTCAGCTGGAAGCCTAAAGAAACCAGCATTTAGCATCAATAATCCTTGTATTCCAGATCCTGTGATGATACCCAGGAGAAAATCAGGCACAATCGCTGCAACAATCATCATTAGACCCTCGACCAACATCGTGCTTGCCCAAAGGGTTGCGGCAAAGTAGAGAAAGTGGTCTATTCCTCTCTGAAGCCCTGTTAGGTAATAGGCCACTGCAGCAGGTAATATTGAGATGAGGGCCAAGTATGGAATTGATGAGACTGTGTTGGCTATTACAAATTCAGTAGCTCCGTAGTGTCCACTGAGCCGCTCTTTCTCAAATATCTACAGTAACAAATGAGTCATCTATCACAAAATTGTTCAATATGTTTTTTATAGATTTGATAGTAAGACAAAAAGATAATGTTTGATCCCATGCCTTCATATCCTCGACAAACGATGGGAATCCTCCTATTGCCATCATTGTCAAGAAGGTTGATGTGAACATAAGCATGGATGCCCGTGCCTAAACGGTCGAGAGATAAGATTAGAGTGCCATTACTACTCAATAGTCGTTGTCTCAGCTTGTTTatcattttaattttgaaaCCAACCACTTACTTGGATTGATGCATAACTGTGACCAACATTGAAGTAAATGGTCCCAATGGATAGACAGAGGGCGATGTAGATAGCAAATCGCAACCAATAATATCCCAAGTCTCTGTGCATGTTAATGAATGACCTTTTTGTTAGGATAACTGATTTGGTCAAGAACGAAGcttgctttttcttctttacAGAAGCACTCTGCAAAAGAACACAGAAAAGTTAATGAGGGAAACAGAAATGAATGTACGGGACATGTATAATTTATGAGACTCAACCAGATACATCTAATCTTTGTCAAGGGAGAAGAAATTAAACCTGTGTAAgtgtttttgttgtttccaTTTTGGTTTTTAAAGTACCAAGAGAGCTGGAAGAACTGATTAAAATCTGGATTACTTGGGCAGCATGTGGCAAATTTATTGTAGATCCTTCCTCGGATTCCTGTGCAAACATGGTGTGTATATATGTGCCTTGAGTTATTACTTAACGAGCAATATATATGTAAAACCTCAATTGAGTTTAATTTGTACCTCAAAGTCTGTGTTTATCATCCTTAAGAAGTGGTCAGAGGGATTCATCCTCAACGGGCATGGGAAGCCATTATCATCGAAGAACTACAAGTCATGTTTACACACCCAAATGAGCATCCGTGTTAATTTTCTCTGCACTTTTTGCGCATTTTTGAATCTAAGTCTGTTCCAATTTTATAACTGATGCCTCACCTCGATTGCTTTCGAAGCAGGTCCGAAATAGACCGTCCTGCCCTTGGCCAGGAGGCAGAGGCCATGGAAGAGCTCGAACACCTCCGTGCTCGGCTGAtgcacggcggcgacgaccgTCATCCTGTTCCGTTCGGCGATCCTGGCAATGCGGCTCATGACGTGGTACGAGGCGGCGCTGTCGAGCCCGCTGGTGGGCTCGTCGAGG contains:
- the LOC100831701 gene encoding ABC transporter G family member 11 — translated: MASSSPLPRWAPTPSPSRPLWLTTAPSTDAATVDPCCGGCLSASVFFAPLPVGGSPENNAVAATVVDGVDTNKPSCPAVFLTWEDLSVTAVNGGSSSDKGRDALILDGLSGQARPGELLALMGPSGSGKTTLLDALAGRLGPNMERRGDILINGVRDKLAFGTSAYVTQENVLMATMTVAEAVHYSAQLQLPDSMSPAEKQARAEDAIQNMGLAGVAGTRIGGRVCKGISGGQRKRVSICMELLSSPVLVFLDEPTSGLDSAASYHVMSRIARIAERNRMTVVAAVHQPSTEVFELFHGLCLLAKGRTVYFGPASKAIEFFDDNGFPCPLRMNPSDHFLRMINTDFEESEEGSTINLPHAAQVIQILISSSSSLGTLKTKMETTKTLTQSASVKKKKQASFLTKSVILTKRSFINMHRDLGYYWLRFAIYIALCLSIGTIYFNVGHSYASIQARASMLMFTSTFLTMMAIGGFPSFVEDMKIFEKERLSGHYGATEFVIANTVSSIPYLALISILPAAVAYYLTGLQRGIDHFLYFAATLWASTMLVEGLMMIVAAIVPDFLLGIITGSGIQGLLMLNAGFFRLPADLPKPVWKYPTYFISYHKYASQGLYKNEFIGMVFQDYDGAGGLNITGQYILKNNLQVELGYSKWVDLAILVAMIVIYRVLFLVIIKVSEIAKPMIKCLIVKV